A genomic region of Gemmatimonadota bacterium contains the following coding sequences:
- a CDS encoding septum formation initiator family protein: MSRRPEPATAPRRWGRFVLPAVFGIALYFVVFGGEYTIFDLRRARKDIEAAEAELARLRQVTDSLQAWADSLNNDPAVLERIARERFGFIRDGEMLYKVADPDDTTSTARDEEPRSDPDR; the protein is encoded by the coding sequence ATGAGCCGCCGCCCGGAGCCCGCGACCGCGCCGCGCCGGTGGGGCCGGTTCGTCCTTCCGGCCGTCTTCGGGATCGCGCTGTACTTCGTCGTGTTCGGTGGGGAGTACACGATCTTCGACCTGCGGCGGGCCCGGAAGGACATCGAAGCCGCCGAGGCCGAGCTGGCGCGCCTGCGCCAGGTGACGGATTCGCTGCAGGCGTGGGCGGATTCGCTGAACAACGATCCGGCCGTGCTCGAGCGCATCGCGCGCGAGCGCTTCGGGTTCATCCGGGACGGGGAGATGCTCTACAAGGTCGCCGACCCCGACGACACCACGTCCACGGCGCGTGACGAGGAGCCCCGCTCCGACCCCGACCGCTGA